The Xanthomonas sp. DAR 80977 nucleotide sequence GGCGCGCAGCGCGCTGGCCGAGTCGTAGCGGTCGCGCAGCAGCCAGCGCACCGGCGCCCACGGGTAGTGCGCCTGCGCGGCTGCGGCCAGGCTGTCGAACGGGGTGACCAGCACCAGCCGCGCCAGCGGCCGCCGCGCCGCCAGCTGGCTGGCGACGCCGCTGCCCAGGCTGCGCCCGAGCACCGCGATCTCGGCCTGCGGTTGCGCGGCGCGCACATGGTCGTACAGCGCCAGCGCATCGCCGATCAGCGCCGCCTCGCTGGGCGTGCCGTCGCTGGCGCCGTAGCCGCGGTAGGCCAGCAGGTACACGCTGTAGTCGGGCAGCAGCGGCGCAAGCTGCGCGCGCGCCTGGCGCAGGTCCTCGGCGTTGCCGCCGAAGTACAGCAGGACCTTGTCGCGGCCCGGATTGACCCGCCAGCCGCGCAGGCGCAACGCCGGGCTGCGCTGCAGGGTGAAATCGGTCTGCGCCGCGGTGACCCGGGTCGCCTGCGGGAAATACAGCAGATCGCGCTGGCCCAGGTAGAGCAGGGCGCAGACCACCAGGTAGGCGACGGCCGCGATCACCGCCACGATGCCCAGATGACGCAGCATCGTCAGCGCCTGTCGGCGCGATCGGGGTGGTCCACCTCGCCGTATCCCGCATGCGGGCGGTCGTGCGTGTCGCTGCGGCAGGCCGCGCCGCGCGCGGCCCCGGATACGGCTGGCGGAAGGCCCATGCCGGTGCGCGCAGGGGAGTGGGTCATCGCCGGGTCGCTGATCGACATACGTTCCCTCGTTGTTTCTCGCCCCGCGCGCGCAAGCGCGGCAGGGCTTCTCGCGGTCAGGTTGGCAGGCAGGCGCGCTAGCCGTGCCGGCGCTGCGCCTCGGCGAAGGCCGCCAGTTGTTCCGGCGTGGCCTCGGCCTGGAACTGCGCCTTCCAGTCGGCGAACGGCATGCCGTAGATCCGCTCGCGCGCCTGTTCCTTGCTCAGGGTCTGGCCTTCGCCGGCGGCGGCCTCGCGGTACCAGTCGGCCAGGCAGTTGCGGCAGAAGCCGGCCAGGATCATCAGGTCGATGTTCTGCACGTCGCTGCGGTCCTGGTTGAGGTGCTGCAGCAGCCGCCGGAACGCGGCGGCTTCGATGCGGGTGGTGTCGGTCATGGCGGAATCGGGGACAATGGGGTCCCCAGACTCTACACCCGCTCGCTCTGATGACCGATTCCGCGCCCGTCTTCTCCGTTCCGGCCCGCATCCTCGACGGGCGGCGCATCGCCGACGAACTGCTCGACCAGCTCAAGCTGCGGGTCGATGCGCGATTGGCGGCGGGGCAGCCGCGGCCGGGCCTGGCGGTGGTGCTGGTCGGCGGCGATCCGGCGTCCACGGTGTACGTGCGCAACAAGCGCCGCGCGGCGGAAAAGGTCGGCATCGAGGCGTTCGACTACGATCTGCCCGCCGGCACCGGCGAAGCCGAACTGCTGGCGCTGATCGATCGCCTCAATGCCGATCCCAGGGTGCACGGCATCCTGGTACAGCTGCCGCTGCCGGGCATTCCCGACGCCAGCCGGCTGATTCACCGCATCGACCCGCGCAAGGACGTGGACGGTTTCCATCCGGAGAACGTCGGCCACCTGGCGCTGCGCGAATTCGGCCTGCGCCCGTGCACCCCGCGCGGCATCGTCACCCTGCTCGGGCATACCGACCAGCCGGTGCGCGGCCGCAACGCCACCATCGTCGGGGTCAGCAACCACGTCGGCCGACCGATGGCGCTGGAACTGCTGATCGCCGGCTGCACGGTCAGCTGCTGCCACAAGTTCACTCCGGCGGACGTGCTGCAGGCGCGGGTGCGCGACGCCGACATCCTGGTGGTGGCGGTGGGCCGCCCCGGCCTGATCCCCGGCGAATGGGTCAAGCCCGGCGCGGTGGTGATCGACGTCGGCATCAACCGCCTCGACGACGGCCGCCTGGTCGGCGACGTCGGCTTCGACGCGGCCGCGCAGCGCGCCAGCTGGATCACCCCGGTCCCGGGCGGGGTCGGGCCGATGACCGTGGCCACGCTGATGCAGAACACCATCGAAGCCGCGGACGCGGCCGGCATGACCAGCCATTCGGCTGTGTAAAGCCAGGATTCGGGATTCGGGATTCGTTAAAGGCAACGGCAAAGCGCGTGCGTCGGTCGATCGCGGTTGCCTCCGAGGTCGGCCGGCCGTTGGCGTCCAGGCAACCATGCAAACGGCCGGCTGCGGAAGGCTCCGCCGTTGCGAATCCCGAATCCCCAATCCCGGCCCCAAATGCGTTAAAATGCCGCGCTTCCCCACATTCGGGTCCGCCGATGCTGCGCATCCAGGCTGAAGCTCTTACCTACGACGACGTTTCGCTCGTCCCCGCCCATTCGATCGTCCTGCCGAAGGACGTCAGCCTGGAAACCCGGCTGACCCGCGACCTGCGCCTGAAATTGCCGATCCTGTCGGCGGCGATGGACACGGTGACCGAACACCGCCTCGCGGTGGCCATGGCCCAGCTCGGCGGCATCGGCATCATCCACAAGAACCTGACCCCGGAACAACAGGCCGCCGAAGTGGCCAAGGTCAAGAAGTTCGAAGCCGGCGTGATCACCGAGCCGTTCACCGTCGGTCCGGAAACCACCATCGGCGAAGTGCTGAAACTGACCCGCGCGCGCAACATCTCCGGCGTGCCGGTGGTCGACGGCAGCGAGCTGGTCGGCATCGTCACCAGCCGCGACATGCGCTTCGAGAAGAAGCTCGACGATCCGGTCCGCCACATCATGACCAAGAAGGATCGCCTGATCACCGTGCGCGAAGGCGCCAGCGACGAGGAAGTGCTGCAGCTGCTGCATCGCAACCGCATCGAGAAGATCCTGGTGGTCAACGACAGCTTCGAGCTGCGCGGGCTGATCACGGTCAAGGACATCCAGAAGAAGACCGACAACCCCAACGCCGCCAAGGACGCCTCCACGCGCCTGCTGGTCGGCGCGGCGGTCGGCGTCGGCGGCGACACCGAGCAGCGCATCGAACTGCTCGCCGCGGCGGGCGTGGACGTGGTCATCGTCGATACCGCGCACGGCCATTCGCAGGGCGTGATCGACCGCGTGGCCTGGGTCAAGAAGACCTATCCGCAGCTGCAGGTGATCGGCGGCAACATCGTCACCGGCGATGCCGCGCTGGCGCTGATGGACGCCGGCGCCGACGCGGTCAAGGTCGGCGTGGGTCCGGGCTCGATCTGCACCACGCGCGTGGTCGCCGGCGTCGGCGTGCCGCAGATCACCGCGGTGGACATGGTCGCCGAGGCGCTGCAGGACCGCATCCCGCTGATCGCCGACGGCGGCATCCGCTATTCCGGCGACATCGGCAAGGCGCTGGTCGCCGGCGCCTCCACGGTGATGGTCGGCGGCCTGTTCGCCGGTACCGAGGAAGCGCCGGGCGAGGTCGAACTGTTCCAGGGCCGCAGCTACAAGAGCTATCGCGGCATGGGCAGCCTGGGCGCGATGGAGAAGGGCAGCAAGGACCGTTACTTCCAGGACGCCTCCGACGCCGACAAGCTGGTGCCGGAAGGCATCGAAGGCCGCGTGCCGTACCGCGGCCCGCTCAGCGGCATCATCCACCAGCTGATCGGCGGCCTGCGCGCCACGATGGGCTACGTGGGCTGCGCGACGATCGAGGACATGCGCACCAAGCCGAAGTTCGTCACCATCACCGGTGCCGGCCAGCGCGAGAGCCACGTCCACGACGTGCAGATCACCAAGGAACCGCCGAACTACCGCATGGGCTGACGCCCATGCGCGGGAGTGGGGATTCGGGATTGGGGATTCGTAGTCGCCCGCCGCGTCTCCACCGGCAGTGCGCATCGCCGCCATCCCGCTGTTGCGAATCCCCAATCCCGCATTCCCAATCCCGGCCCCAATGACCAACATCCACAGCGACAAGATCCTCATCCTCGATTTCGGCGCGCAGTACACGCAGCTGATCGCGCGTCGCATCCGCGAGCTGGGGGTCTATTGCGAGATCTGGGCCTGGGACCACGACCCGGCCGAGATCGCCGGCTTCGGCGCGAAGGGCATCATCCTGTCCGGCGGCCCCGAATCGACCACGCTGCCGGGCGCGCCGGTCGCGCCGCAGGAAGTGTTCGACAGCGGCCTGCCGGTGTTCGGCATCTGCTACGGCATGCAGACCCTGGCCGCGCAGCTGGGCGGCGCCACCGAGGCCGCCGACCAGCGCGAGTTCGGCCATGCCGAAGTGGACGTGGTCGCCCCCGATGCGCTGTTCTCCGGCCTCAGCGACCATCCCGGCGCCGCGCGCCTGAACGTGTGGATGAGCCACGGCGATCATGTCTCCAGGGTACCGCCCGGCTTCACCATTACCGCCGTCACCGACCGCATCCCGGTCGCGGCGATGGCCAACGAGGCCAAGCGCTGGTACGGCGTGCAGTTCCATCCGGAAGTCACCCACACGCTGCAAGGGCAGACCCTGCTGCGCCGCTTCGTGGTCGACGTCTGCGGCTGCGAGACCCTGTGGACCGCGGCCAACATCATCGACGACCAGATCGCGCGCGTGCGCGCCCAGGTCGGCGACGACGAGGTGATCCTGGGCCTGTCCGGCGGCGTGGATTCGTCGGTGGTCGCCGCGCTGCTGCACAAGGCGATCGGCGTCAAGCTGACCTGCGTGTTCGTCGATACCGGCCTGCTGCGCTGGCAGGAAGGCGACCAGGTGATGGCGATGTTCGCCGAGCACATGGGCGTCAAGGTGATCCGGGTCAATGCGGCCGATCGCTATTTCAGCGCGCTGGCCGGCGTGAGCGACCCGGAGGCCAAGCGCAAGATCATCGGCAACCTGTTCGTGGAGATCTTCGACGAAGAGTCGAACAAGCTGGCCAACGCCAAGTGGCTGGCGCAGGGCACGATCTACCCGGACGTGATCGAGTCGGCCGGCAGCAAGACCGGCAAGGCGCACGTGATCAAGAGCCACCACAACGTCGGCGGCCTGCCCGAGCACATGAAGCTGGGCCTGGTCGAGCCGCTGCGCGAACTGTTCAAGGACGAGGTGCGGCGCCTGGGCGTGGAACTGGGCCTGCCGCGCAGCATGGTCTACCGCCATCCGTTCCCCGGTCCCGGCCTGGGCGTGCGCATCCTCGGCGAAGTGAAGCGCGAGTACGCCGAACTGCTGGCCAAGGCCGATGCGATCTTCATCGAAGAGCTGCGCAAGGCCGATCTGTACGACAAGACCAGCCAGGCGTTCGCGGTGTTCCTGCCGGTCAAGTCGGTGGGCGTGGTCGGCGACGCGCGCGCCTACGAGTGGGTGATCGCGCTGCGCGCGGTGGAGACCATCGACTTCATGACCGCGCACTGGGCGCACCTGCCGTACGACTTCCTCGGCACCGTCTCCAACCGCATCATCAACGAACTGCGCGGCGTCTCGCGCGTGGTCTACGACATCTCCGGCAAGCCGCCGGCGACGATCGAGTGGGAGTGATTCCACGTCTGGCATCGGCTGGCACTGAGTAGCACGAAAACACACCTAAGCCCGCGTCACTGCGGGATTTTTTGTGACTTGGTTCGGCACCATCAGGCAATCTTTGGCATCGCCAAGCACCAATTTTTCATGGCATGATAAATGGCATTGAGTGCTTCGATACCATGAGATGCCATCGATACCATGCAGTCCACTTTCTTGGGTTCATGGTATTGATCTGACGTAGTGCAATGATTTTATTGTGTTTTACGTCAAGATGGGACGGGTTCCAGATCATGGTATTTGAGCCGAACTAAGGCGAGAACCATGCTGACCGATACCAAGCTGCGTAACCTCAAGCCGAGGGACAAGCTATACAAGGAAAACGACCGTGACGGCCTCTATGTGGCCGTCACGCCCGCCGGAGCGATCTCGTTCCGCTACAACTACTTGATCCACGGCCGGCAGGAGACCATCACCTTCGGCCGCTATGGCGTTGGCGGCATCACCCTTGCGGAAGCCCGCGAGCGGTTGGGCGAGGCCAAGAAGATGATCGCGGCCGGGAAGTCGCCGGCCAAAGAGAAGGCGCGGGACAAGGCCCGCGTCAAGGATGCGGAGACGTTCGGGGCGTGGGCGGAAAAGTGGCTGCGCGGCTACCAGATGGCTGACTCCACCCGCGACATGCGCCGTTCAATCTACGAGCGCGAGCTGAAGCCTAAATTCAGCAACCAGAAGCTGGTGGAGATCACCCACGAGGACTTGCGGGCGCTGACCGATGCCATCGTGGAGCGCGGTGCACCGGCGACCGCAGTGCATGCTCGCGAGGTGATGTTGCAGGTCTTTCGCTGGGCCATCGAGCGCGGCCAGAAGGTCGAGAACCCGGCAGAGCTGGTGCGGCCGACGACTATCGCCAAGTTCGAGCCGCGCGACCGTGCGCTGACGCCCGACGAGATCCGTCTGATGTATCAGTACATGGAGCGCATCGGCACAACGCCATCCATTCGGGCTGCCGCCAAGTTGTTGCTGCTGACGATGGTGCGCAAGAGCGAGCTGACCAACGCGACCTGGAGCGAGATCAACTTCAGCGAGGCGCTTTGGACCATCCCGAAGGAGCGGATGAAGCGACGCAATCCGCACCTGGTGTTCCTGTCCCGGCAGGCGCTGGACATCTTCATTGCCCTCAAGACCTTTGCCGGCGGATCGGACTACGTGTTGCCGTCGCGGTACGACTCGGACTTGCCCATGAGCAGCGCCACGCTCAACCAGGTGCTGACGCTGACGTATCGGCTGGCGCAGAAGGAAGGGAAGTCGCTCGCCAAGTTCGGGCCACATGACTTGCGGCGCACAGCCAGCACGTTGTTGCATGAGGCCGGCTACAACACGGACTGGATTGAGAAGTGCCTGGCGCACGAGCAGCGAGGCGTCAGGGCCGTCTACAACAAGGCCGAGTACCGCGAGCAGCGGACGGCGATGTTGCAAGACTGGGCGGACATGATCGACGAATGGACACTGAAGCGGCCGAAGGCGTAAGCCAGAAGATGACAGTTTGCTCGCCTGCCCGAACATCGAGGCATGGCCCCGGGTTTCATTGACACTTGAGGGGCGCTGCGTTTTAGCCGCTAAAAAGTGGCTGCTGCGACCGACGGGGTGAAGCCGGGACGCATGGCCTGAGTGCCCGATGCCTTGCGCGCCTCGATCCATTCCTCGACCTCGGCCAAGTCCCAGGCGACGTTTCGGCTGGTGAGCGCAATGCGACGCGGAAACTCCCCGCGCTGCTCCATATTGAAAATCGTGCGCTCAGACAGCGGGATCATCGCCAGTAGCTTCTTGCGGTTGATGAGCGTCTTACTTGTCGTTGTCTGCATCCCTTGGCCTCTTTCAGTCACTTGCGAACATGTGCCTGATGGTGCCTGTGAATGCGGATTGTTTCGTTCTATTAGTTGGTCAATTTGGTTGACGCCGCGAGCGCGACTTTGAACTCAAGTGGAACATCGCAGGGATCGACGCCAGTGCCTTCGATACGGCTTGGCGTTCTATACCTAGCTTTCGCGCAATCTCCGACTGGTTGAGCCCAGACCACTGGAGCATCAGCATTTGTTTTTTGCGGTCTGACAGCTTCGAGTCCACCATGAGCCGCGCTTGATTGCGCAACTCCGCTTTGTCTGCTGGCTGAAAGGTTTGGCCGGCGACGTAGTGGAAGAAGTAGCTGTCAACCAGTTGATCGCCCGATTTCACTTGAGGCGTAGCTGGCTTTGCGCACTGCTGGCTGAGCCTGGCGAGTTCGAGATCGAACTGCGCGAGTGAGCGTCTTGCTTGTCTGTATGAGGGATTCCATGCGCCATTCGGCAATTTGGGCCGGTGATCCAGGCAGTACAGGCTGCTGAGTCGAAGTTTCTCCTCGGGGTCGTCAGCCTTTGGGTCATCGCTCCCACCGGCGAACGAGGTCAACTCGGCGAGTGCTCCGCAAAACCGGCAGAAGCCCTGCTGACGTTCACCATTCAGGCGGGTGTCGCGCACCTGTGACTTGGCTGGTCGTTTGCACGCACAGTCCCACACCAGTTCGATCAGTGATTCCAGCGTTGCGACAAAACGCTGATCTCTCGCAGACTGTCGATCTTCCGTGAGAACGAACGCGCGCAGCAATTGCCGCTGCAAGCGAACCATCGCATCAAGCCCCACCAGTTGAATGATCGCGCTGAAGCTCACTCCCGTGCCGGCGCCGGGGACGTGGCCCGAATAGCGCACTGGAAGGGCTGCCATGTAGGCGGCCACGGCGGGATCGATCAGTTCCTGTATCAATCGCACGATGGGATAGCGCCGCGAGGATGCGGAGTACGGCCGCCAGCGATCTTGAAACTGCCGGATGGCTTCCGAGACGGTGGGGTCGCAACCTTCCCAGATAACGATGATTGGGTCATTCTTCATGTCAACCATTTTGGACAATTAATAAGATGTAGGCAACCCCCAATAGCACCTAACCTTCGTAGCAATTCAGTTGATAACGGAGGTTTACGCAATGACGATAGAAGACACGCTGCTGCAACGCTTCGGCCCACTGCTAAGCATCGCGCAGCTCGCCACTGTCCTTGATCGCTCGCCTGATGGACTGCGGATCAGCTTGCGCGCAACGAACGAGTGGGCGCAGCGAATCAACAGGGCCCGCTTGAAGATCGGCCGGCGGGTCTACTTCCGAACCTCGCAGATCGCCGAGGTGTTGAGCGACGAGTCCCTGTACTGAGCGGGGAACAGCGTCATGGCGATTGATGTACTGGCGGCGTTTGAGCACGAACCGCCGGTGCTGGACTTCTTATGGCCTGGCTTCCTGGCGGGAACGGTCGGCGCGCTCGTCGCCCCAGGGGCTACGGGCAAGAGTTTCTGGGCGCTAGAAGCGGCCATGAGCATCGCATGCAGCGTTCCGGGTGGCGACCTCGTGGGCCTTGCCCCCGCACATTCCGGGCGCGTGGTCTATCTGGCCGGTGAAGACCCGCCGCCCGCGCTTGTGCGGCGCGTTCACGCCATCGGCCAGCACCTCGGGCACGCAGCTCGCCAAGCCATCGCAGAGAACTTGGTGCTTGAGCCGATCATGGGCAAGCGCATGGACATCATGAACAAGGCTCACCTGCGCCGCGTCATTGAGGACGGTGCCGGGGCGAGGCTGATTGTGCTGGATACCCTGAGCCGTATTCACGCCCTCGATGAGAACAGCAACGGCAACATGGCCCACCTCGTGGCCGTGTTGGAGCACGTTGCGGCCACCACGGGCGCATCCGTGCTCTACCTACACCACGTCAGCAAGGGAAGCGCCCGCGAAGGGCAAACCGACCAGCAGCAGGCTGCGCGTGGCGCATCGGCGTTGATCGACAACGCCAGGTGGTGTGGTTACGTCGCTCGCATGACCGAGGATGAGGCAAAGCGCCTCAGCGACCGCCCCCACGACCGGCAGCCCATCGGTAATGAGCGCCGCAGCTACTTCGTGCGTTTCGGCGTCAGCAAGCAGAACTACGACGCCACGCCGCTTGATCGCTGGTACATGCGGCACTCCGGCGGCGTACTGGTGCCAGTGGAACTGCATGAGGCCCGCAGGAGTGAGGAGAAGGGATGCGATGGCCGGAGGCGAAGCGATGGCTTTTGACCTCACCCATGCCAGGCACGATCCAATGCACTGCTTGGTCCCCGGCTTGTTCCGCAGTCTCAAACGCGGAGAACGGAAGAAACTCAAGCTCGATGTGACGTATCACTACGCCGAGAATGAACAAGCGCGGTTCGTCGGCTTTGAGCCGCTCGGTGCCGATGACATGCGGCTGCTGCAAGGTCTGGTGGCTCTTGGCGGGCCGAAAGGCATTATCCTGACGTCGGAGCCAACAGCAGACTTACCGAAGCAGCTCCGTCTATTCCTTGAGCCAAAATTTGACGCGGTAGGGCAGGATGCGCTTGTCGTGAGAGAGAGCATGGCCAGCCTACTAAGCGAGATCGGCTTGACCGATGGCGGCGACAATATCAGGGCGATCAAGGCGTGCTTGCTGCGCATGGCAAACGTGACAGTAGTAGTCACCAAAGGGAGCAGGCAACGGTCTTTTCACTTGATGAGCTATGCCTTCGATGAGGAGGACGGACGGCTATTCGTCGCGCTGAATCCTCAGATTGCAGAGGCGATTCTTGGGCGGCGTCCGTATACCCGCATTGAGATGGCCGAGGTGCGGGCGCTACAAACCGATCCGGCCCGCCTGATTCACCAACGACTATGCGGCTGGATCGATCCTGGCAAAGCCGGCCGCGTGGAACTGGATACCCTTTCCGGTTACGTTTGGCCGGACGACGCGAACGCTGAGGCCATGAAGAAGCGCCGTCAGAAGGCCCGCAAGGCTCTGGCCGAGCTTGCCGCCGTGGGCTGGAAGGTGTCCGAATATGCGGAAGGGAAGTGGGAAATCGGGAGGCCGAAGCCCGTAGTAACGTTCCCCAATCTCCGTAGTAACGTTCCCCTTCACCCGTAGCAACGTTCCCCGCCAAAAACTGGAAAACACAGTAACGGCGCGGGCTTGCGGCTGGTTCGAAAATTCCATCCATGATCTTCCAAGATCATCCACTAGGCGCGGCATTTGCCGCCGCCCTGTAGGGCGACGCCAAGCCCTTGCCGATGGTCGGCCTTCGGCCGTTGAGTTGTACGCCAGAAGAGGTGGTCAGCTCCGGTCGGTCCTTTTTGGGGTCGCCTCAGAAAACGGAAAATAAAGCACGCTAAGCCGGTTGCAGCGGTCGTAGCGGCCTGAACTTGCCCGCGCCGATCTTGGCGCTGCTGCGCCAGAGGTAATCGCCGGTGAGGTTGATGTGCTCCCAACCGAGCGGCGACAGGTACTGCAACAGCGCGTCATCAACGGCATGGCCGTTGCCACGCAGCGCGTGCGCAGCCCGTTCCAGATAGACCGTGTTCCACAACACGACGGCAGCCGTTACCAGATTGAGGCCGCTAGCCCGGTAGCCGGGCCGCGCCGCTGCCGGATGATGGAGAGGTCGGTTTCGCTGAACGTGTAGTGACGGATCAACTCATCCTTGGTGTCCGGCAACGCCAGCAGGCTTTCGCGCTCGGCGGCGGACAGGATTGAACGACGTGGCATATTTACTGATCCGTTCTCAAGTATTGATACAGGGTTTCGCGACTGATTCCGAATTCACGAGCCAGCTTGGTCTTTTGCTCGCCAGCCTCGACACGTTGGCGCAGTTCGGCAATACGCTCAGACGACAGGGATTTCTTCCTGCCACGGTAGGCCCCGCGCTGCTTGGCGAGCGCGATGCCCTCGCGCTGCCGCTCGCGGATCAAGGCGCGTTCGAACTCGGCGAACGCGCCCATTACCGACAGCATCAGGTTCGCCATCGGCGAGTCCTCGCCGGTGAAGGTCAAATGCTCCTTAAGGAACTCGATGCGTACGCCGCGCTGGGTGAGGCCCTGCACCAGGCGGCGCAGGTCGTCGAGGTTGCGCGCCAGACGATCCATGCTGTGCACCACGACCGTGTCGCCTTCGCGCACGAAGGCGAGCAGCCGTTCCAGTTCGGGCCGCCGTGTGTCCTTGCCCGACGCCTTGTCGGTGAACACTTTATCCACCTGGATCTGTTCGAGCTGCCGTTCTGGGTTCTGGTCGAAGCTGCTGACGCGGACGTAACCGATGCGCTGACCGTGCAAGGTATCCTCCTGAGGGAAATGTGTCAGGAAGAAATCTATGACCCTTGACGGCGTATGTCAATCAATTCGGAAGGCAACTCTATTCTGACGATTTAGCGCCGGATGGTCTGACGCCAAGTTAGGGTATGCCTCAATCTGACGGTAGCGAGTCGCAGGCGTTCGGATCGGCATCGGTTTCGTTCCCTGTCTTGGCACGCGCTTCGAAGCGTTGATAACACTCCAACCCGCAGAAGTGCTCGACGTATTCCGCGCCTTCCGGGGTGAAGGCGGCATCGAGCGGGATTTCCTTGCAGCACACGCAGCAACTGGTGGTGGTCGAGTCACTTGCATTCATGGTGGCACCCCTCCATTGACTGACGAAGACGGCGAATGCCGCCGCCGGCATTGGCTTCGCGAACAGGAAGCCTTGTCCTGTGTCGCAGTCCGCTTGTCGCAATAGATCAAGACTCGCCGATGTTTCCACGCCTTCAGCCACCACATCCATGCCCAGCCCGTGCGCAAGCTGAATCACGGTGTGCACGATGGTTTGGTCGCGGCGGTCGTTGGCGAGCCCGGCGACAAACGATTGGTCGATCTTGAGCGTGCTGATTGGGCAGCACTTCAGATGTTGCAGACAGGAATACCCCGTCCCGAAGTCATCGGCGGCGAAGCGCACACCGATCTGCCGCAAGGCGTCCAGGGCGGGGAAGATCGCCGGATCACCAAACGCGACCGATTCGGTCAGCTCGATTTCGAGATACTCGGCGGGCAACTCGGCATCAGCCAGCACGCCCTTTACCCACCCGTCGAAGTCCGGTCCCACTTGGCTCGCCGAAACATTGACGGCCAGCCGGAACGGTCGCCATGCCAGCATTCGCCAGTCACGCATCTGGCGGCAGGCTTCGCCCAGCACCCAAGCGCCGATTTCAGGCATCAGGCCGGACGATTCGACCACGGGCAGGAACTGGCCCGGTGGCAATAGTCCAAGCGTCGGATGACGCCAGCGCAACAGGGCTTCCGCGCCGACAATCCCACCACTGCGCAGATCGACGACGGGCTGGTAGTGCAGTTCAAGCTGCCCGCGCTCGACCGCTTGGGCCAGTTCCGGCGTCGTCCATCCATCCGGCCGGAAAGCGCTCATTCTCTTTCCCTGAATGCCCGCAGCGCCCGCGACAGGGACAGAAGGAACAGGCCGGTCAAACCGAGCGCCGCGATGACCCAATGCTCGCCGAGGAAAGCACC carries:
- a CDS encoding alpha/beta hydrolase, which produces MLRHLGIVAVIAAVAYLVVCALLYLGQRDLLYFPQATRVTAAQTDFTLQRSPALRLRGWRVNPGRDKVLLYFGGNAEDLRQARAQLAPLLPDYSVYLLAYRGYGASDGTPSEAALIGDALALYDHVRAAQPQAEIAVLGRSLGSGVASQLAARRPLARLVLVTPFDSLAAAAQAHYPWAPVRWLLRDRYDSASALRAYRGPLLVLRAGRDQVVPAASTQRLLDSLAQTPTVVAMPRAGHDDVSADPRYAQALRAFLR
- a CDS encoding DUF1244 domain-containing protein produces the protein MTDTTRIEAAAFRRLLQHLNQDRSDVQNIDLMILAGFCRNCLADWYREAAAGEGQTLSKEQARERIYGMPFADWKAQFQAEATPEQLAAFAEAQRRHG
- the folD gene encoding bifunctional methylenetetrahydrofolate dehydrogenase/methenyltetrahydrofolate cyclohydrolase FolD; the encoded protein is MTDSAPVFSVPARILDGRRIADELLDQLKLRVDARLAAGQPRPGLAVVLVGGDPASTVYVRNKRRAAEKVGIEAFDYDLPAGTGEAELLALIDRLNADPRVHGILVQLPLPGIPDASRLIHRIDPRKDVDGFHPENVGHLALREFGLRPCTPRGIVTLLGHTDQPVRGRNATIVGVSNHVGRPMALELLIAGCTVSCCHKFTPADVLQARVRDADILVVAVGRPGLIPGEWVKPGAVVIDVGINRLDDGRLVGDVGFDAAAQRASWITPVPGGVGPMTVATLMQNTIEAADAAGMTSHSAV
- the guaB gene encoding IMP dehydrogenase yields the protein MLRIQAEALTYDDVSLVPAHSIVLPKDVSLETRLTRDLRLKLPILSAAMDTVTEHRLAVAMAQLGGIGIIHKNLTPEQQAAEVAKVKKFEAGVITEPFTVGPETTIGEVLKLTRARNISGVPVVDGSELVGIVTSRDMRFEKKLDDPVRHIMTKKDRLITVREGASDEEVLQLLHRNRIEKILVVNDSFELRGLITVKDIQKKTDNPNAAKDASTRLLVGAAVGVGGDTEQRIELLAAAGVDVVIVDTAHGHSQGVIDRVAWVKKTYPQLQVIGGNIVTGDAALALMDAGADAVKVGVGPGSICTTRVVAGVGVPQITAVDMVAEALQDRIPLIADGGIRYSGDIGKALVAGASTVMVGGLFAGTEEAPGEVELFQGRSYKSYRGMGSLGAMEKGSKDRYFQDASDADKLVPEGIEGRVPYRGPLSGIIHQLIGGLRATMGYVGCATIEDMRTKPKFVTITGAGQRESHVHDVQITKEPPNYRMG
- the guaA gene encoding glutamine-hydrolyzing GMP synthase, translated to MTNIHSDKILILDFGAQYTQLIARRIRELGVYCEIWAWDHDPAEIAGFGAKGIILSGGPESTTLPGAPVAPQEVFDSGLPVFGICYGMQTLAAQLGGATEAADQREFGHAEVDVVAPDALFSGLSDHPGAARLNVWMSHGDHVSRVPPGFTITAVTDRIPVAAMANEAKRWYGVQFHPEVTHTLQGQTLLRRFVVDVCGCETLWTAANIIDDQIARVRAQVGDDEVILGLSGGVDSSVVAALLHKAIGVKLTCVFVDTGLLRWQEGDQVMAMFAEHMGVKVIRVNAADRYFSALAGVSDPEAKRKIIGNLFVEIFDEESNKLANAKWLAQGTIYPDVIESAGSKTGKAHVIKSHHNVGGLPEHMKLGLVEPLRELFKDEVRRLGVELGLPRSMVYRHPFPGPGLGVRILGEVKREYAELLAKADAIFIEELRKADLYDKTSQAFAVFLPVKSVGVVGDARAYEWVIALRAVETIDFMTAHWAHLPYDFLGTVSNRIINELRGVSRVVYDISGKPPATIEWE
- a CDS encoding tyrosine-type recombinase/integrase, giving the protein MLTDTKLRNLKPRDKLYKENDRDGLYVAVTPAGAISFRYNYLIHGRQETITFGRYGVGGITLAEARERLGEAKKMIAAGKSPAKEKARDKARVKDAETFGAWAEKWLRGYQMADSTRDMRRSIYERELKPKFSNQKLVEITHEDLRALTDAIVERGAPATAVHAREVMLQVFRWAIERGQKVENPAELVRPTTIAKFEPRDRALTPDEIRLMYQYMERIGTTPSIRAAAKLLLLTMVRKSELTNATWSEINFSEALWTIPKERMKRRNPHLVFLSRQALDIFIALKTFAGGSDYVLPSRYDSDLPMSSATLNQVLTLTYRLAQKEGKSLAKFGPHDLRRTASTLLHEAGYNTDWIEKCLAHEQRGVRAVYNKAEYREQRTAMLQDWADMIDEWTLKRPKA
- a CDS encoding helix-turn-helix transcriptional regulator, with amino-acid sequence MQTTTSKTLINRKKLLAMIPLSERTIFNMEQRGEFPRRIALTSRNVAWDLAEVEEWIEARKASGTQAMRPGFTPSVAAATF
- a CDS encoding LuxR family transcriptional regulator, with protein sequence MVDMKNDPIIVIWEGCDPTVSEAIRQFQDRWRPYSASSRRYPIVRLIQELIDPAVAAYMAALPVRYSGHVPGAGTGVSFSAIIQLVGLDAMVRLQRQLLRAFVLTEDRQSARDQRFVATLESLIELVWDCACKRPAKSQVRDTRLNGERQQGFCRFCGALAELTSFAGGSDDPKADDPEEKLRLSSLYCLDHRPKLPNGAWNPSYRQARRSLAQFDLELARLSQQCAKPATPQVKSGDQLVDSYFFHYVAGQTFQPADKAELRNQARLMVDSKLSDRKKQMLMLQWSGLNQSEIARKLGIERQAVSKALASIPAMFHLSSKSRSRRQPN